A region of Allocoleopsis franciscana PCC 7113 DNA encodes the following proteins:
- a CDS encoding hybrid sensor histidine kinase/response regulator, giving the protein MTFDVEPSDVTPAKILIVDDELELERLIKQRLRKKIIAKEIELIFVHNGKEALDKLKSGHQIDMVLTDINMPEMDGLTLLNKLREIDETLKAVVISAYGDMKNIRTAMNCGAFDFITKPINFEDLAITINKTLKDVKEVRETMKQLQQAQLQLLQQEKMAVLGQLVAGVAHEMNNPLTCIAGYTELSSEGVRNLINHIRLYQEQFTEPGLEIEQHAKNIKLDYFLERLPRMLSVMTESTSRLVHISNSLRTFSRGDIDSQVSTNIHEGIDSTLMILQHRLKGNNTRPEIQVIKDYGEIPLVKCYLGQLNQVFMNILANAIDACEDLNESRSLADITEQPNTITIQTQLSENHQSVVIKIKDNGTGMTEDVESRIFDQLFTTKPVGQGTGLGLSISRQIVEETHGGSLTCYSVLGEGTEFAISIPIA; this is encoded by the coding sequence GTGACTTTTGATGTAGAGCCAAGCGACGTGACACCAGCCAAAATCCTAATTGTTGATGATGAATTAGAGTTAGAGCGCCTAATTAAACAGCGATTAAGGAAGAAAATTATCGCTAAAGAAATTGAGTTAATATTTGTCCATAATGGTAAAGAAGCGTTAGATAAACTGAAAAGCGGACACCAAATAGACATGGTGTTGACCGATATTAATATGCCAGAAATGGATGGTCTCACCTTGCTCAATAAATTACGCGAAATCGATGAGACGCTTAAAGCTGTGGTGATTTCTGCCTATGGCGATATGAAAAATATTAGAACAGCTATGAATTGTGGTGCTTTTGATTTCATCACCAAGCCGATCAATTTTGAAGATTTAGCCATTACCATCAACAAAACGCTGAAGGATGTCAAAGAAGTTAGAGAGACCATGAAGCAGTTGCAACAAGCCCAACTTCAACTGCTTCAGCAGGAAAAAATGGCGGTTCTCGGTCAGTTAGTCGCCGGTGTTGCCCATGAAATGAATAATCCCCTGACCTGTATTGCGGGCTATACTGAGCTATCCAGTGAGGGGGTCAGAAATTTAATTAATCATATCCGACTCTATCAAGAACAATTTACTGAGCCAGGATTAGAGATTGAGCAACATGCAAAAAATATAAAGTTAGATTATTTCTTAGAACGGTTACCTAGGATGCTTTCTGTCATGACAGAAAGTACCAGTCGCCTTGTTCATATTAGTAACTCCCTGCGGACTTTTTCGCGTGGAGATATAGATTCTCAAGTATCAACCAATATTCATGAGGGAATTGATAGTACCTTGATGATATTACAACATCGATTAAAAGGTAACAATACCCGTCCAGAAATTCAAGTCATTAAAGACTATGGAGAAATTCCTTTAGTTAAATGCTATTTGGGTCAACTGAATCAGGTATTTATGAATATTTTAGCAAATGCGATCGATGCTTGTGAAGACTTGAATGAGAGTCGTAGCTTGGCTGATATCACTGAGCAGCCTAATACCATCACAATTCAAACTCAATTGAGTGAGAATCATCAAAGTGTCGTGATTAAAATTAAAGACAATGGCACCGGGATGACAGAAGACGTTGAGTCGAGAATCTTTGACCAATTATTTACGACAAAACCCGTCGGTCAAGGAACAGGATTAGGGTTATCTATTAGCCGTCAGATTGTGGAAGAAACTCATGGTGGTAGTCTGACTTGTTATTCGGTATTGGGAGAGGGAACGGAGTTTGCGATCTCTATTCCCATTGCTTAA
- a CDS encoding trifunctional serine/threonine-protein kinase/ATP-binding protein/sensor histidine kinase encodes MNILAQYQIISTLHEGVETIIYRGQIPSHPESRILKLLKAKYPSLEAITHLKHEYQIRQNLEHSNIVKALSLETFNHRLALLLEDFGGHSLDQHLQTEKLSITTCLRIAIQLTQALDYLHQNQIIHKDIKPSNIIINFPSEIVKLNDFGIASRLSKENPIFNNPNSFEGTLAYMSPEQTGRMNRTLDYRTDFYSLGVTLYEMLTGQLPFQSHDLLEIVYSHIAQSPTPVQQLNPEIPSAISAIVMKLMAKNAEDRYQSAAGLLADLEFCLNSFNNPIEITNFSPGRLDILSQLLIPQKLYGRETQVTQLLAAFERVSGGETQDKKPFQTELMLVRGYSGIGKSAVVNEVNKPITRQRGYFIAGKFDQFKRNIPYASLTQAIGSLMRQLLTENNAKLQDWRNKILTAIGSNGQVIIDVIPEVELIIGKQPEVPQLEPIASQNRFNRVFKRFIQVFTQKQHPLVIFLDDLQWADSATLKLMQLLATDSDHKYLLLIGAYRDNEVSPTHPLIQIVEEIQQAGAVVNNIVLQPLELADVTQLITDTCNNCIEENAELNGLFHPQNEKTKELAELICNITKGNPFFLTQLLQTIYQENLLRFDFSTASWQWNLEEIQAICIADQTVVELVTRRIQKLPEATVKVLKLAACVGDKFTLDVLSIVSEQSPITTAIALYPALQAGLILPLSEAYKIPLVFEEIEVEPNETGSEFLSEREDDKLSKIQNLKSTIAGVGYKFLHDRVQQAAYSLIPESSKRETHLKIGKLLLESIPESEIEENIFEVVNQLNIGIELIAEPTEKVKLAQLNLIAAVKAKAATAYEPSLKYLKIGLGLISADSWIHQYDLTLNLYIEAVEVEYLNTNYQQSKALIDIALKQAKTVLDQVKIYEKKIKFYTSQGNFIAAIDTGLEILDLLGNPLPKDSAGIEQISEHLRSQLRFEVNQIAKLADLPKMNDAVKLAATHILATLIPPVYFAQPALLFPVILSLVHLSVQYGNAASSAYGYCLYGLLLCGALDDIEAGYEFGRLSLNVLEQFASDPIKCQVHKVFASHIQPWKEPLREAMKNFITAIQTGLETGNAEYMGYGSAEYCMYLFFSGENLAVVAQKTEPYEELLEKLKQEFGIFYLKVGRQVALNLAGKAESPCLLTGADFQEETMFLRLEEANYRMIIFCFHLFKLILLYNFKDYTNALIHAEHAVSYLDAVVGTIYVAEHNFYHSLILLKISSSLSPRKRKKYLLQVQFNQEKMKQWAFYAPMNFQHKYDLVEAEKAHVLKRPLAAMDYYDCAIQGAKKQGYIQEEALANELAAEFYLACGREKVTQTYMLEAYYGYFTWGAIAKVKDLESRYPFLKTQTYKPEIPQLKVTHTTTESTSTGHFSNFLDLASFIKLSQVITSEIVLEKLLNKLIKILLENAAAQKAVLLLLKDEQLYIEATGKTTDEVVTILQSIPVETSQDLPLSVVNYVLRSQKNLVLNDATIAEPFNADSYIQNSQPKSILCLPIVYQSKLQGIIYLENNLAVAAFTQERVKVLEVLVSQVAIAIVNAQLYAQVRESESRMRQFLNAMPAGVFVTNRQGQPYYTNQIGQQILGQGVVDTLTAEQLPEVYQAYLAGTNQFYPSTREPIAQALQGKTVKIDDMEIRHSDKSIPIEVLGTPIYDEEGNIAYAIAAFTDITERKQAEAEREKFLNELSHLNHDLEQANQQLEEYSHTLEAKVEQRTAALKAAQKQIIAKEKLSSLGALTAGVAHEIRNPLNFVNNYAEGSVELTEELLAEMDNQTEHLDADTLDYMKQMLIDIRDNAAAIHQHGQRAEGIIHSMMQHARMDSGQHQPTDLNSLLDQAVQLAYHSKRAINSQFNVVICKDYDDSIGQWEVVSGDLNRAFINMIDNACYAVQAKQKHYQQQQENNQQGHLSHEEEVFTPTIWVKTQHLGEAVEIRIRDNGMGIPPELTEKIFNPFFTTKPTGEGTGLGLSLTHEIIVGQHGGTLKVETEPGAYTEFIITLPRCLSV; translated from the coding sequence ATGAATATTTTAGCTCAATACCAAATCATCTCCACTCTGCACGAAGGGGTGGAAACAATTATCTATCGAGGACAGATACCCTCTCACCCAGAGTCAAGAATCCTCAAACTCCTCAAAGCCAAGTATCCTAGCCTAGAAGCCATTACCCACCTCAAGCACGAGTATCAAATTCGGCAAAATTTAGAGCATTCTAATATTGTCAAAGCCCTAAGTCTCGAAACTTTTAACCATCGTCTAGCGCTACTCCTAGAAGACTTTGGGGGTCATTCCCTTGATCAACATTTACAAACTGAAAAACTCTCTATTACGACTTGTTTGAGGATTGCCATTCAACTCACTCAGGCTTTAGATTACCTGCATCAGAACCAGATTATTCACAAAGACATTAAACCCAGTAATATCATCATCAATTTTCCGAGTGAAATTGTTAAATTAAATGACTTTGGTATTGCCTCACGCCTGTCTAAAGAAAACCCTATTTTCAATAATCCTAATTCGTTTGAAGGGACTCTCGCTTACATGTCTCCTGAACAAACCGGGAGGATGAATCGCACCCTTGACTATCGGACAGATTTCTACTCTCTAGGTGTTACCTTATATGAAATGCTCACGGGTCAATTGCCGTTTCAGAGCCATGACCTATTAGAGATTGTTTATAGCCATATTGCCCAATCTCCCACACCTGTACAGCAATTAAATCCAGAAATTCCTTCAGCTATTTCAGCAATTGTCATGAAATTGATGGCAAAAAATGCGGAAGACAGATATCAAAGTGCAGCGGGACTATTAGCTGATTTAGAATTTTGTCTCAATTCGTTCAACAACCCAATAGAAATTACTAATTTTAGTCCAGGACGCTTAGATATTTTAAGTCAATTATTAATTCCACAAAAATTATATGGTCGAGAAACCCAAGTCACTCAACTCTTAGCTGCTTTTGAGCGAGTTTCTGGGGGAGAAACACAGGATAAAAAGCCTTTTCAAACTGAGTTGATGCTCGTTAGGGGTTACTCTGGTATTGGAAAATCGGCTGTTGTCAATGAAGTGAATAAACCCATTACACGCCAACGGGGTTACTTTATTGCTGGAAAATTTGACCAATTTAAGCGAAATATTCCCTATGCATCCCTAACTCAAGCGATTGGGTCATTGATGCGTCAATTATTGACGGAAAATAATGCCAAATTACAAGATTGGCGCAACAAGATTTTAACGGCTATTGGGTCAAATGGACAAGTAATTATCGACGTGATTCCAGAAGTAGAATTAATTATTGGTAAACAGCCAGAAGTTCCACAACTGGAGCCAATAGCCTCACAAAATCGTTTCAATCGAGTCTTTAAAAGATTTATTCAGGTTTTTACTCAAAAGCAACATCCTTTAGTGATATTTTTAGATGATTTACAATGGGCTGATTCGGCGACTTTAAAATTAATGCAATTATTAGCCACTGATTCAGACCATAAATATTTACTATTGATCGGTGCTTATCGAGATAATGAAGTCAGTCCTACCCATCCTTTAATTCAGATAGTAGAAGAAATTCAACAGGCAGGGGCAGTGGTTAATAATATTGTTCTGCAACCTCTTGAATTAGCTGATGTTACTCAATTAATTACCGATACATGTAATAATTGTATTGAAGAAAATGCCGAATTAAACGGTCTTTTTCATCCTCAGAATGAAAAAACTAAGGAGTTAGCAGAATTAATCTGTAATATAACAAAAGGTAATCCTTTTTTCTTAACTCAATTACTCCAAACCATTTATCAAGAAAATTTATTAAGGTTTGATTTTAGCACCGCTTCTTGGCAATGGAATTTAGAGGAAATCCAGGCTATTTGCATTGCTGATCAGACGGTGGTGGAACTGGTCACCAGAAGAATACAAAAGCTGCCAGAAGCAACTGTCAAAGTTTTAAAATTAGCGGCTTGTGTCGGGGATAAATTTACTTTAGATGTGTTGTCAATTGTCAGCGAACAGTCTCCTATTACAACGGCTATTGCACTCTATCCCGCTTTACAAGCAGGGTTAATTCTACCGTTGAGCGAAGCCTATAAAATCCCCCTTGTGTTTGAAGAAATTGAAGTAGAACCTAATGAAACTGGAAGCGAATTTTTGAGTGAAAGAGAGGATGATAAGCTATCCAAAATCCAAAATCTAAAATCTACAATTGCTGGAGTTGGTTACAAGTTTTTACATGATCGCGTACAGCAAGCCGCTTATTCACTGATTCCCGAATCTTCAAAACGAGAAACCCACCTAAAAATCGGTAAATTGCTACTTGAATCTATTCCGGAATCAGAAATTGAAGAAAATATCTTTGAAGTTGTCAATCAACTAAACATTGGTATTGAGTTGATTGCCGAACCCACAGAAAAAGTCAAGCTAGCTCAACTTAATTTAATAGCTGCTGTCAAAGCCAAGGCAGCAACGGCATATGAACCCTCCCTTAAGTATTTAAAAATAGGGCTTGGACTGATTTCCGCAGATAGTTGGATTCATCAGTATGATTTAACACTAAATCTCTATATCGAAGCGGTGGAAGTAGAATACTTAAACACCAACTATCAACAGTCAAAAGCGTTAATTGATATTGCCCTAAAACAGGCAAAAACAGTCCTTGATCAAGTAAAAATTTACGAAAAGAAGATTAAATTTTATACCAGCCAAGGCAATTTTATCGCAGCCATTGATACAGGATTAGAAATTCTGGATCTATTAGGAAATCCGCTGCCAAAAGACTCAGCGGGCATTGAACAAATCTCGGAGCATTTGCGGTCACAATTGAGGTTTGAAGTCAATCAAATCGCTAAATTGGCAGATTTACCCAAGATGAATGATGCTGTCAAACTGGCAGCCACTCATATCTTAGCGACTCTTATCCCTCCAGTTTACTTTGCTCAGCCTGCATTGTTATTTCCAGTGATTTTGTCACTGGTTCATTTATCCGTTCAGTATGGTAATGCCGCCTCTTCCGCTTACGGATATTGCCTCTACGGTTTGCTTCTATGTGGTGCATTGGATGATATTGAGGCAGGGTATGAATTTGGACGATTGTCCTTAAATGTGTTAGAGCAATTTGCCAGTGATCCGATTAAATGTCAAGTACACAAAGTCTTTGCCAGCCATATCCAACCCTGGAAAGAACCCCTTCGGGAAGCCATGAAAAATTTCATAACCGCAATTCAAACGGGGTTAGAAACAGGGAATGCTGAATATATGGGATATGGCAGTGCGGAGTATTGTATGTACTTGTTTTTTAGCGGAGAAAACCTAGCGGTTGTTGCTCAAAAGACCGAGCCTTATGAAGAATTACTAGAAAAATTAAAGCAAGAATTTGGAATTTTTTACCTTAAAGTGGGTCGGCAAGTGGCATTAAACTTAGCTGGTAAAGCTGAATCTCCTTGCTTGTTAACAGGAGCCGATTTTCAAGAAGAAACGATGTTTTTACGGCTAGAAGAAGCAAATTATAGAATGATTATATTTTGCTTCCACCTGTTTAAGTTAATCTTGCTTTATAATTTTAAAGATTACACTAATGCCCTAATTCATGCCGAACACGCTGTAAGTTACTTAGATGCAGTTGTCGGTACAATTTATGTAGCTGAACATAATTTTTACCATTCTCTCATCCTCCTAAAAATTAGTTCATCGCTCTCACCCCGCAAACGAAAAAAATATTTGCTCCAAGTTCAATTTAATCAAGAAAAGATGAAGCAATGGGCATTCTATGCGCCCATGAATTTTCAGCATAAATATGACTTGGTAGAGGCAGAAAAAGCCCATGTTTTAAAACGCCCTTTGGCAGCAATGGATTACTACGATTGTGCTATTCAAGGTGCCAAAAAACAGGGGTACATTCAGGAAGAAGCGCTAGCGAATGAACTAGCAGCAGAATTTTATCTCGCTTGTGGTCGAGAAAAAGTTACCCAAACCTATATGCTCGAAGCCTACTATGGTTATTTTACCTGGGGAGCGATCGCGAAAGTTAAAGATTTAGAATCCCGATATCCTTTTCTCAAAACGCAAACTTACAAGCCGGAAATCCCACAACTCAAAGTTACTCACACCACGACGGAAAGCACATCCACGGGTCATTTTAGCAATTTCTTAGACTTAGCGAGTTTTATCAAACTTTCTCAAGTGATTACGAGTGAAATTGTCCTGGAAAAGTTGTTGAATAAATTAATCAAAATTTTGTTGGAAAACGCGGCGGCTCAAAAAGCTGTACTGCTGCTGCTCAAAGATGAACAACTCTACATTGAAGCGACGGGTAAGACAACTGATGAAGTCGTGACGATTTTACAATCGATTCCGGTGGAGACAAGCCAGGATTTGCCTCTCTCCGTTGTCAACTATGTCTTGAGGAGCCAAAAAAATCTTGTCTTAAACGACGCAACGATTGCCGAGCCGTTTAATGCAGATTCCTATATTCAAAACTCTCAACCCAAATCAATCCTTTGTTTACCGATTGTTTATCAATCCAAGCTGCAAGGTATTATTTACCTAGAGAATAATCTGGCAGTGGCGGCTTTTACCCAAGAGAGGGTAAAAGTATTAGAAGTTTTAGTTTCACAAGTTGCGATCGCAATTGTTAATGCCCAACTCTACGCTCAAGTGCGCGAAAGTGAGAGCCGAATGAGGCAATTTCTCAATGCAATGCCAGCGGGAGTGTTTGTCACCAATAGGCAAGGTCAGCCCTACTATACCAATCAAATTGGACAACAGATTCTCGGTCAAGGCGTTGTTGATACACTCACCGCCGAGCAATTACCAGAAGTTTATCAAGCCTATCTCGCTGGAACTAATCAATTTTACCCCAGTACTCGCGAGCCAATTGCTCAAGCCTTGCAAGGGAAAACGGTGAAAATTGATGATATGGAAATACGCCACTCTGATAAAAGTATTCCCATAGAAGTGTTGGGAACGCCTATCTATGACGAAGAGGGCAATATTGCTTACGCGATCGCGGCTTTTACAGATATCACAGAACGCAAACAGGCAGAAGCAGAACGAGAAAAGTTTCTGAATGAACTGTCCCATCTCAATCACGATTTAGAACAAGCCAACCAGCAACTTGAAGAATATTCCCACACCCTAGAAGCAAAAGTCGAACAGAGAACCGCCGCCTTAAAAGCCGCCCAAAAGCAGATTATTGCCAAAGAAAAACTTTCCTCCTTGGGTGCTTTAACCGCTGGGGTGGCGCATGAAATTAGGAATCCGCTCAATTTTGTCAACAATTATGCCGAGGGTTCTGTGGAGTTGACCGAGGAACTTCTAGCAGAAATGGATAATCAAACTGAACATCTTGATGCAGACACTTTAGATTACATGAAACAGATGTTAATCGACATTCGAGATAATGCTGCCGCCATTCATCAACATGGTCAACGGGCTGAGGGTATTATTCACAGTATGATGCAGCACGCACGCATGGATAGCGGTCAACACCAACCCACTGACCTCAACAGTTTGCTTGACCAAGCCGTGCAGTTAGCGTATCACAGTAAACGTGCGATCAATAGTCAATTTAATGTGGTGATTTGCAAGGACTATGACGACTCTATCGGTCAATGGGAGGTAGTATCCGGCGACCTTAACCGCGCTTTTATCAACATGATCGATAATGCTTGTTATGCTGTCCAGGCAAAGCAGAAACACTATCAACAACAGCAGGAGAACAACCAACAGGGACATCTGTCTCACGAGGAGGAAGTCTTTACCCCCACGATTTGGGTGAAAACCCAACATTTAGGGGAAGCTGTAGAAATCCGCATCCGTGATAATGGTATGGGGATTCCACCCGAACTTACCGAAAAAATCTTCAATCCCTTCTTTACCACCAAACCGACGGGAGAAGGTACAGGATTGGGGTTGTCACTGACTCATGAGATTATTGTGGGGCAGCATGGCGGCACCTTGAAAGTGGAAACCGAACCGGGAGCTTATACGGAGTTTATTATCACTTTGCCCAGGTGTTTATCCGTTTGA
- a CDS encoding DUF3122 domain-containing protein has protein sequence MIHPFHRSIVSCLLLLSLLLLMSFGSFNPKTATAAVLETEEAPGQMLYQSRQTLRDQTGNRWQAIAFKRIKPDGTISLNLRLVGFPGVVELDHTQPLILTTSLGQRLTAKNISRNVLTDTLSATNIGQYDVMPVLSQLKAEIPLQLTLITTSGSVVKLLVPPNAIQEWQTLATLEV, from the coding sequence ATGATACACCCATTCCATCGGTCAATCGTCTCCTGTCTACTCTTGCTCAGCTTATTACTGCTGATGAGCTTCGGTAGCTTCAATCCGAAAACCGCAACGGCGGCTGTCTTGGAAACAGAAGAAGCGCCAGGGCAGATGCTCTACCAATCCAGGCAAACCCTGCGGGATCAGACGGGCAATCGTTGGCAAGCGATCGCATTTAAGCGCATCAAACCTGATGGTACAATCTCTCTTAACTTGCGACTGGTTGGCTTTCCGGGTGTGGTGGAACTCGATCATACTCAACCCTTGATCTTAACCACCTCTTTGGGACAACGTCTGACGGCAAAGAACATTTCTCGCAACGTCCTGACGGACACTCTATCAGCGACCAACATAGGACAGTATGATGTCATGCCTGTCTTATCCCAGTTAAAAGCGGAGATTCCACTCCAACTCACCTTAATCACAACCAGTGGCTCAGTGGTTAAATTACTAGTTCCACCCAATGCCATTCAAGAGTGGCAAACTCTGGCAACTCTTGAAGTGTAA
- the psbA gene encoding photosystem II q(b) protein codes for MTTALTQRPGNDLWTRFCNWVTSTENRLYIGWFGVLLIPTALTATVVFVLAFIAAPPVDIDGIREPVSGSLLYGNNIITATVVPTSAAIGLHFYPMWEAASLDEWLYNGGPYQLIVFHFLIAIYAYMGREWELSYRLGMRPWIAVAFSAPVAAATAVLLIYSIGQGSFSDGLMLGISGTFNFMIVFQAEHNILMHPFHQLGVAGVFGGALFAAMHGSLVTSSLLQETTESESANYGYKFGQEEETYNIVAAHGYFGRLIFQYASFNNSRSLHFFLAAWPVVGIWFAALGISTMAFNLNGFNFNQSILDSQGHGIDTWADIINRANLGIEVMHERNAHNFPLDLAAAEAQPVAFAAPVIQG; via the coding sequence ATGACAACCGCTTTAACTCAACGCCCAGGCAATGACCTGTGGACGCGATTTTGCAATTGGGTTACGAGTACCGAAAATCGGCTATACATCGGCTGGTTTGGCGTATTACTGATTCCCACCGCCCTAACGGCAACTGTCGTCTTTGTTTTGGCATTTATTGCCGCACCCCCCGTTGATATCGACGGAATTCGTGAACCCGTTTCTGGTTCTTTGCTCTACGGCAACAACATCATTACAGCTACCGTTGTCCCAACTTCTGCGGCGATTGGTTTGCACTTTTACCCGATGTGGGAAGCCGCTTCCCTGGATGAATGGCTTTATAATGGCGGGCCTTATCAATTAATCGTGTTTCATTTCCTGATTGCCATTTATGCTTACATGGGTCGGGAATGGGAACTCAGCTATCGTCTGGGGATGCGTCCTTGGATTGCAGTCGCGTTCTCTGCTCCTGTTGCAGCAGCAACGGCTGTGCTGTTAATTTATTCCATCGGGCAAGGTAGTTTCTCTGATGGGTTGATGCTGGGAATTAGCGGCACGTTCAACTTCATGATTGTGTTTCAGGCTGAACACAACATCCTGATGCATCCATTCCATCAGTTAGGTGTCGCGGGTGTGTTCGGAGGTGCGCTGTTTGCTGCCATGCACGGTTCTTTGGTTACCTCTAGTTTGCTGCAAGAAACGACCGAAAGCGAATCGGCAAATTATGGCTACAAGTTTGGTCAAGAGGAAGAAACGTACAACATCGTAGCCGCTCACGGTTACTTTGGACGCTTAATCTTCCAATATGCCAGCTTTAATAATTCGCGATCGCTCCACTTCTTTCTTGCCGCTTGGCCTGTGGTCGGCATTTGGTTCGCTGCCCTGGGTATTAGTACAATGGCGTTTAACCTGAATGGGTTTAACTTCAACCAATCAATCCTTGACTCTCAAGGGCATGGCATCGATACCTGGGCGGATATTATCAACCGCGCCAACTTGGGGATTGAAGTCATGCATGAACGCAATGCACACAACTTCCCCTTAGACTTAGCCGCAGCTGAAGCACAACCTGTTGCCTTTGCAGCTCCTGTAATTCAGGGTTAA